The genome window CGAGGGGAAACAGCGTCGAAGCTGACGCTCCATGGTGCTCCAATAAAACTACCGATGCCCCCTCCACCCCTCCGCCGTCGTTTCTCAGACGTTGTTGTACAGGATTTGCATGTCCTGCCAGTCCGACGCTCTCAAAACTCAAAATATTAACACTTTAACGCCAAGTTTTTTATCCGGCTGCCGGAAACAGACAGcacaaacgcacacaaacaTAGCTGCTGAAACACAAATACTAGTGCAGTTCTTTTGGCcgcgacggcggcggcggcaaaaCGCCATGTTGGATTATTCAACTCGACGCCATTTCGCGTCACAATGCGCGCTATGCGCCGCCATCATTGCAACCGACAGCGAACGGCACACGGCAGTGGCAACAACTAAAATGGGacctgctgcagcagcaacaacaacaggaacAGCAACTGGAACAGCAGGACTACGGACTAAGGACCACGGCGGCCCACACGGCGGATGAAGTTGCAATTCAAAGTCATAAACACGTGGAGCGTGGGCGCAAAGTCTCAGCTAAGCCGGCATAGAGAGAGAGTGCTGGGAAATGGGAGCGCGAAAGCGTCGGAAAAGCcggggaaaagcgggaaaatcCGCGATGCCGGTGGTGAGGCAAACGGTAGCGGTAGCGGTAGCTTCACTTCCTGCCCCGAGATTCCTAGTTCGCAGTTCCCTTCCACCAttcgtttttatttccagACCATTTTGTTGTCTATGCAACATGACAGACAGAGGGTATCAAAGGAGTATTAAATCCACTCCATTTGGCCGCAAAACTGCTATTGAGTATAGTGGCATTCACTTTGATGGCAGCGCGTTAAGGAAATACTTCACTTGGATCAAGTATTTTATAGCGTTTTCTATTAAAATTGCTTATCTAcgcaatagaaaaataaaagaaaaatgcttgaaaaatttatttcaCTCATATGTATTTACAATAAGTATTTATGTTTTATCCTTTTATATTTGGGCTTTCGTGTTTGTTACTCtgaaatattctaaaataatACTTGTATCTGTAActcatatttttaaaaaaacctACAAAGTTTATCATTTTATTGACTTA of Drosophila mauritiana strain mau12 chromosome 3R, ASM438214v1, whole genome shotgun sequence contains these proteins:
- the LOC117146030 gene encoding LOW QUALITY PROTEIN: uncharacterized protein LOC117146030 (The sequence of the model RefSeq protein was modified relative to this genomic sequence to represent the inferred CDS: deleted 2 bases in 2 codons); translation: MPCQDINVGGSGVLFELNKCQRRGETASKLTLHGAPIKLPMPPPPSAVVSQTLLYRICMSCQSDALKTQNINTLTPSFLSGCRKQTAQTHTNIAAETQILCSSFGRDGGGGKTPCWIIQLDAISRHNARYAPPSLQPTANGTRQWQQLKWDLLQQQQQQEQQLEQQDYGLRTTAAHTADEVAIQSHKHVERGRKVSAKPA